In Neofelis nebulosa isolate mNeoNeb1 chromosome 13, mNeoNeb1.pri, whole genome shotgun sequence, the genomic stretch AACACCAGGGGAAAGGGAAAGTGTTGACTGAACCTCAGAGTCCCTGCTGTGCTCCTTCAGCTATGCCTGAGAGATATGTGAATGTGCATGGCTATACAACTATGTATGCTTGCCTTCGGGCAGGTAAAGCGGGTGGAGTCCTTTACACGTGGCCTGTCTTTCTGGAGGCCAACCTTGTTTGATAAGCAATTATTTTATCTCATTAGAAACAAGGCTTTATGGTGAAGTCTAGAATACTAAATacatgtgcatttttttaaaagtttatttattttgagagaaagagagtatgagagcaagtgggtgaggggcagagagacagggagaaagagaatcccaagcaggctccacaatgtcagggtacagcctgatacggggctcaccAACCGtcacctcatgacctgagccaactgagcatatgcattttttaaagtttatttatttattttgagagacataggggtggggggaggaggagggggaagagagaatttcaagcaggctccaagcccagtgcagagccctatgaggggctgggacccaccaaccgtgagatcatgacctgagccgaagtgggatgcttaaccgactgagccacccaggcaccccaatacatatgtttgtttgtttgttttaaatctatgattatggggcacctgggtggctcagtcggttaagtgtcccactcttagtttcttcggctcaggtcatgatctcacagttttgtgattcaagccctatgttgggctctgtgctggaagcaaggagcttgcttggaattctctgtctcctctctttggccctccccccccccccccactcatgctgtctctctcaaaataaattttaaaaacttaaaaaacacctGTAATTATATTTTTGGAATGGGTGATATAAAGGTATGTTTTCAAAAGTTGAAACAGTACAAAAAGGCATAGAGTGAAAAACAAATCTCATTCTTGTCCTCCAGTTCCCCAGTTTCTCTCCTCAGATGTGAAAACAGAACttcctgcccctccacagcttAGTGTCTACCTTAATAAGGCTTTACATTCTATTGTCTTTATTAACTGACTATACTCTGGCCCAGGCAAATAAAGGGATTGTTTGTTACaggaaatttttgaaagaattatcaATACTTTAATAGAAAGCATCAACAGTTTGTGCCCTTAGACTTTGTTCTCACAACCCTATAATAATACATCGTGTGTGATCCTTATGCAATCCTTACCAAGCCCTCACTTTGAAAGGCTACCCTTAAGTTAAACCAAACTCTAAATTCTCAGTAAAATCCGATCTTGCCTACCCGCTGCTCCTGCCCTTAGGACGGTAAGCAATAAACTCAACTTTGTCTTATCCACTGGTTGTGTTGATGAATTTCGGGGAGCTGCTATTCAACAGCTCCTGTTAGCAGGAGTAAGCAAGCATGTGTCACGTGCATTTTCACGTTGAGAAACAGACTTAGCTCTCTGAGCTGCGGACTATGACCCCACACCCAGTAGTCCGAATCATTCTCCCAGGCGTTTGGGGCCCAAAGGTGTAAAGGCTGGAGAAGAGCTGTTTAGGGGATCTGGGGAGAGACATCAGAGCTGGACGGAGAGTCTCCCAAGAGCAATTCGGAGGCCCCATGCACTGGGATGGGGCCCAGGACAGGTGAATGGGAGGAGAGGGCGAGGAATTTAGatgcctctgtgtctctgttttcaGACCTCGCACGTCCCCTCCCCTGGGGACCGCGCAGCCCTCACTCTCAGACAAGGTTGAGGAAACACACTTCCCCAGGGAAGcggagagaagggaggggttggggagatcccaggctggggcggggccagggctggggcgggTCCTGATATAGAGCCCGGCGGCGGGCTAGCAGCACAGCGCAACTGCTGGAGCCCCAGAGCCCCTCGGATTTCAGTGTCAACCTGTCCCTGCCGTCCCGGCGCCGAGTCCCTCCTGCCGCAGCCGCCGGTGAGTGCAGGCCACCCTAATTGCGCAGGGCTGCTCCTGCGGGTTTCCCTTCCCCCTACCCCGGCTGCCCCAGCGGCCCGGCTCCGCAGCAGCAGAGTCCGAGTCACCGCTCCCGTTGCCTGTGCATCCCCTTCGGGTGCCGGAACCCCTGAGCCTCCAGCGAGGAGAGGCGGCGGGGCCTGGGAAGCCTGGTCACCGCAGGCGCGCCTCTGGGGAGACCTTGGGATTTCTGTTCTGAACTGCGGTAACCCACCCGGCAcgccttctctctcctctgctccttcctcaagTTGACTTCTCCCTCCTTTGTAGAGTGCTGTCTAGAGCCCCAGCCTGGCCACCATGAGAGTCCTGATGACATGCCTGCTCCTCTGTGTCCTGGTGGTGAGCGACTCCGAAGTAAGTGGCTTCCCCGCTTTGACTTATGGCGGCGGGAGGGGGCTTGGCAGGACTCCTGAACAGCgtcaggggaaggaaggagagctgTACATAGGGAGCTGGGGTCCTCTGGATTCCATCCATCTACGGGGGGCTAGCCTCTCAGGAAAATAGGACAGGTGTGGCTGTGGGGGCCCTGAGAACCAAGGGAGTTCACACCTTCAGCCAAGGGAAGAAGAAACTGCAGAGACTGGCCTAGCTCTCTTGCACCCTAGCTTGCTTGGATCAATCCATTTCTCCCTGCTTGAAACCTATGATCTTCCATTTGAGGGCTAGTTAGATATGAACaaggtgaggagagagggagcTGGAGGAAAAGGTGAGATTTGGCAGGAGGCCAGTTTATCTTTCCCCTTGGGTCCCAGGAGCATGGGACCTTTGATgaactttcccctccctctcatcGTTTCCAGGGCAGCCATGAACTTCATCCAGTGTCTGATGCATGTGAGTATCCACCCCTTGCATAATATCTGGCCGTACAGACATCTTGGAAAAGCCTCAGGGGGCAGCCCCTCCCTGACCCTGTTGCAGGGCTGGCTCCCCCCTTGCCTCCTCCCCACACTCCTTGCTTACCCCTCCACCTCTGTGCTCTCCAGCAAACTGCGGCTGCCTGAATGGAGGAACATGTGTGTCCTACAAGTACTTCTCCAACATTCAGCGATGCAGCTGTCCAAAGGAATTCCAAGGAGAACACTGTGAGATAGGTATGGATATCCTGACTCTAACTGGGGAGTAGGGGATACCAGAGATTTGGGGACAGGGTGAGATGGGTGGGATGTCAGAGCAGGCAGGAGTTAAGGACTGGAGGTAGAGTGGAGGACATCTTGATCCCCATGTGATGTACACAGACACACTGTCTCATGAATCTGTGGCTGCACAAATGTGGGGTGGGGACGGAAGGAGATCCTTTCTAGTGTTTTCTGCCAGGTCTGAAATCATGCAAGGCCTGACAGGATCTCTAAAATGCCTGTctgaatttcttcctctttctaatATCTCTCATCCTCACATTCTTCCTTAGATACATTGAAAACCTGCTATCAGGGGAATGGTCACTCTTACCGAGGGAAGGCCAACACCGACATCATGGGccggccctgcctggcctggAACTCTGCTGCCGTTCTTCTGAAACAGTACCATGCCCTCCGATCTGATGCCCTTCAGCTGGGCCTGGGGAAACACAATTATTGCAGGTGAGGTGGGGCAACAAAGACCCTCCCGTAGCCACACAGGAACCTTTGGTACCATCCTGTGTTTCAAGAGTACTGATCATAGTATGAGAAAAGCAAGGCCTCTGGCTGAGTTTTCCCTGGAGGGGGAGGAAATGTATTCTGGGTTGgaatgacaccccccccccccatcttccccTCTGTGTTACCAGGAACCCGGACAACCAGAGAAAGCCGTGGTGCTATGTGCAGGTTGGCTTAAACCAGCTTGTCCAACAGTGCATGGTGCACGACTGCTCTTTTGGTGAGTGTCACTGACCTATTTATGACAGTAGGGTGGAAGGGGACAGTCTCATACATCGCCTTATTCCATCAGGAGAGTTGAGGAGGGAGGTCTGCCCGACTTTGAAAAACTGGGAGGTCAAAGGACAAGAGAGGGACACTATCCTACTTGCCTCCCCAAgatatccctctctttctcctccaggaAAACGTCCCCTGTCTCCTCCAGGAAAACGTCCCCTGTCTCCTCCAGGAAAAAGTCCCCTGTCTCCTCCAAAAACAGCAGAGTTTCAGTGTGGCCAGAAGGCTCTGAGGCCTCGCTTTAAGATTATTGGGGGAGAATTCACCACCATCGAGAACCAGCCTTGGTTTGCAGCCATCTATAGGAGGCACCGTGGAGGCTCTGTCACCTACTTGTGCGGAGGCAGCCTCATCAGTCCTTGCTGGGTGGTCAGCGCCACACATTGCTTCATGTAcgtccctctgtctcttctccctgaCCCTCCTACCTTACCCCAGACACATCCCATTCTCCTTCCCAGCAAAGGATTCCGCTTAAATTCTACCCCCTTAGCCCCTCTCCATGTGGCCCATGGCCTTGGGGACAAGTCATGCTCTGAGCTTGCTGTGGAGGGGAAGTGACAAGATCTCATGAGATCAGACTATCTAACAGGTCTCCCCTCCCACAGTAATAACCCGAAGAAGGAGGACTACATTGTCTACCTGGGTCGGTCAAAGCTTAACTCCGATACACTTGGGCAGATGAAGTTT encodes the following:
- the PLAU gene encoding urokinase-type plasminogen activator isoform X1 codes for the protein MRVLMTCLLLCVLVVSDSEGSHELHPVSDASNCGCLNGGTCVSYKYFSNIQRCSCPKEFQGEHCEIDTLKTCYQGNGHSYRGKANTDIMGRPCLAWNSAAVLLKQYHALRSDALQLGLGKHNYCRNPDNQRKPWCYVQVGLNQLVQQCMVHDCSFGKRPLSPPGKRPLSPPGKSPLSPPKTAEFQCGQKALRPRFKIIGGEFTTIENQPWFAAIYRRHRGGSVTYLCGGSLISPCWVVSATHCFINNPKKEDYIVYLGRSKLNSDTLGQMKFEVENLILHEDYSADTLAHHNDIALLKIRSNTGQCAQPSRSIQTICLPPSYGDAHFGTSCEITGFGKENTTDYLYPEQLKMTSVKLISYQECQQPHYYGSEITTKMLCAADPQWETDSCQGDSGGPLVCSIHGRLTLTGIVSWGSGCAMKDKPGVYTRVSGFLPWIQRHTGEQNGLDL
- the PLAU gene encoding urokinase-type plasminogen activator isoform X2, producing MRVLMTCLLLCVLVVSDSEGSHELHPVSDASNCGCLNGGTCVSYKYFSNIQRCSCPKEFQGEHCEIDTLKTCYQGNGHSYRGKANTDIMGRPCLAWNSAAVLLKQYHALRSDALQLGLGKHNYCRNPDNQRKPWCYVQVGLNQLVQQCMVHDCSFGKRPLSPPGKSPLSPPKTAEFQCGQKALRPRFKIIGGEFTTIENQPWFAAIYRRHRGGSVTYLCGGSLISPCWVVSATHCFINNPKKEDYIVYLGRSKLNSDTLGQMKFEVENLILHEDYSADTLAHHNDIALLKIRSNTGQCAQPSRSIQTICLPPSYGDAHFGTSCEITGFGKENTTDYLYPEQLKMTSVKLISYQECQQPHYYGSEITTKMLCAADPQWETDSCQGDSGGPLVCSIHGRLTLTGIVSWGSGCAMKDKPGVYTRVSGFLPWIQRHTGEQNGLDL